A region of the Vigna unguiculata cultivar IT97K-499-35 chromosome 9, ASM411807v1, whole genome shotgun sequence genome:
TTATActtaataagaagaaaaaatatataaaatcaaagaaataatattaagttaCATCCAATACAAGAGTATtgcatgaaattttattttactttaagcAGGACTTACTATGACACATCATTTTTAACACATTCTTACAAGTTTATACAAGGGTCTTTAGACCAACACTTTTACAACATTTTATTTACACTTCAatcttttacaatttaaaaaaataattcatcacattctgataaatttaaaaaatatgtttttaatcctaAGACCCTCTCCATGCCACATCAACATACTACAACAATGAACATTTCTAACAAGACCAAGTTCTTGAAATCAGGACCCGAGTCTTGAAATTAATACTCTCACAATGACGCATCATTGGAGATGCTATTCAAATAAAACTGTTTGCCAAATTCATATTACTTGGGGTATCCCAAACTTCTTTTAGGCTCTCCTATCTTTCTTATCTTTGTCCATAAGCACCTATTATTATGAACTAGAATTCTTaccttagattttttttttttttaagttgagtTTTACAATCAGAAAACTAACATCTCAAGCTAGAAGCTAATCAAAACTAGGCCATTATTTGTAACTTTGCCTTGCTTAAAGCAAACATAATAATCATTTCCCTTCTTTCAGATTCTCACCTGCTAAGAAATCTGTCATGTATACCTATTTTGTTTACATTATGTTCCGTCCGAGATAGCAATTCTCAGTCTTAGGACGAGTACAAGAAGTTTGTTATATTTGAGTCTTGGGATTGGGCTTGAGGCCAAGTTAGGGGAAGAAATTCTAATTTTGTTCCATCTTACTCCACAAGATCCACTGTCCCACTATCTCTAAATAAAAGGATAGATATTAACTATTTCTAAgtctataaatacatatatggACCATCACTATAAAAATAGATGCATATAATGTTTTCAGCTTAAGCCTCAGCTCAGCTTTTGCAGGAACACATTACATAACAAAGCATGCTATGAccagatattttttaaaattgacaacATAGTTTCTCAATGATAATCTAGAAGTGCAAAGTAGGTAGGTATTTCAGACAACTAAACAAATGCGTGAAAAGTTAGAGTCTGAGTACCAATTATGCACAAAAAATTCAGTACGTTATTGCAGAAGGTATGAACCTCGTCCAATGAAATTATTCTCTCACTTAACAATCTAGATATATTAGTGTAAGTACACTGGACAGGATGAGATTTCAATCATACAGATTCAATACCTGTACAGCTGAATTTTTAGCCACATGATTTCAGAGTGTATGCAAAGTGGgggatatttttattttgagaacAATCAAATTTGGGATACAATTATTAACTATTTACTACATACTACTTAGTGCACCAGTGTTAATCTATAGATCCTAAAGTTCCAATTATGAAACTAGCACGGGAAAGTCTTAGTACTGATGATACAGAATGTGATTGCAGAAACAAGCtgacaaattaagaaattaaatttaagatgGTCAATACCATATCTAGCCCATAACTGGGGTTCAACTCCACTGCACTCACGGATTAATATCGGCAACTTTGGGTTCAATGTCTTTAGTTCCTTATAATTCTTTTCCACAAAAGCcctgagaaataaaaaaagaataaaagctCATTTATATTCAAATACACATGACATTGAGCATAAATAAGCAATCAAACCAAACAATATATAATGCTGAGAATTTTCAGCCCAAAGAAGggtaaaatatttgtttataaccTTGCAGATGCGCTTGCAGATGATGACTGGCACATCAAAAACCGAagttcttttatgtttttg
Encoded here:
- the LOC114196245 gene encoding NADH dehydrogenase [ubiquinone] 1 alpha subcomplex subunit 2, with product MAWRGQLSKNIKELRFLMCQSSSASASARAFVEKNYKELKTLNPKLPILIRECSGVEPQLWARYDLGVEKAIKLEGLSEAQISKALENLVKAG